In one Thermococcus sp. 2319x1 genomic region, the following are encoded:
- the cas6 gene encoding CRISPR-associated endoribonuclease Cas6, whose amino-acid sequence MRFLIRLASENSEFKVPYNHQHYLQGLIYRRIQAVNPELSLNLHRPKVPKLFTYSLFMTERRKTLRGERYFIGKGKAFFYFSTPIAEIVEAFIGGLLQEPEVTLWNERFYVEEIKALAEPFSYSGKTYSTLSPIAVTTLKPELGRLKHYDLSPMEGEFYSNLRENLREKYVLLYGRAPPEDFEIRVLKAKPKRFEVKPGIFQRAWHLVFKAYGDEELLRVGYQAGFGEKNSLGFGMVKVDGLKEGVKKRWKGGANHRKGEGA is encoded by the coding sequence TTGAGATTTTTAATAAGACTCGCCAGCGAGAATAGTGAGTTTAAAGTGCCCTACAACCACCAGCATTATCTCCAAGGCCTTATATATCGGAGGATTCAGGCCGTAAATCCGGAGCTGAGCCTTAACCTTCACCGCCCTAAAGTGCCGAAGCTTTTCACTTACTCGCTCTTCATGACCGAGAGGCGAAAAACACTTCGAGGAGAGAGGTACTTCATTGGAAAAGGAAAAGCTTTCTTTTACTTCTCAACGCCTATAGCGGAGATTGTTGAAGCTTTCATTGGAGGCCTTCTTCAAGAGCCAGAAGTAACGCTATGGAATGAGAGGTTTTACGTGGAAGAGATTAAGGCGCTGGCAGAGCCTTTCTCTTACAGCGGGAAGACCTATTCGACCCTCTCACCAATAGCAGTAACCACTTTAAAGCCCGAGCTCGGGAGGCTCAAGCATTATGATCTCTCTCCCATGGAGGGGGAGTTCTACAGTAATTTGAGGGAAAATCTCAGGGAGAAGTATGTTCTACTTTACGGAAGGGCTCCTCCTGAGGATTTTGAGATTAGGGTGTTGAAGGCAAAGCCCAAGCGCTTCGAAGTTAAGCCCGGTATTTTCCAAAGAGCCTGGCATCTGGTTTTCAAGGCTTACGGTGATGAAGAACTCTTAAGGGTTGGCTATCAGGCTGGCTTTGGGGAGAAGAACAGCTTAGGCTTCGGGATGGTGAAGGTCGATGGGCTTAAGGAGGGGGTGAAGAAGAGATGGAAGGGAGGTGCGAACCATCGAAAAGGAGAAGGGGCTTGA
- a CDS encoding adenosylcobalamin-dependent ribonucleoside-diphosphate reductase, with protein MPVEKVMKRDGRIVPFDESRIRWAIQRAMWEVGVRDENLLDKIVKDVVDRINELYEGQIPHIENIQDIVELELMRNGLFEVAKAYIIYRKKKAEIREEKRKILNKEKLDEIDKRFSINALRVLASRYLMKNEEGKIIESPKQLFERVATLAAIPELLYDERVFSKEGGYTQDLKRVEHYLQNFGSFDNVYSIGRFKLNKYHFERMINLYKELAEKGKMKVSIDEFLNMLERGDFDRYEEVIEDFFNLMVNQVFMPNTPALINSGRPLGMLSACFVVPIEDDMESIMKAAHDVAIIQKMGGGTGLNFSKLRPEGDLVGTTTGAASGPVSFMHLIDAVSDVIKQGGVRRGANMGILEVWHPDIEKFIHAKEQNVGTNVLSNFNISVGLWGDFWEALKEGKKYPLVNPRTGKKVKEIDPKSLFEELAYMAWAKADPGVVFFDIINRRNVLEPAKGEKIRATNPCVVGDTRVLTPEGYLKIEELFRIAKERNEEKVVAVEGIAEEGEEFAYPITILLPNEEEKEVIYETVHGKQPAIADPVEVKAYVWKVGRKRVARVKTKEGYEITATLDHKIMTKDGWKAVEDLKEGDLIALPRFEVGDDFGSESIGEDLAFTLGWLIGDGCINTNDKRVWFYFNAEKEEEIAQKISEILKKHFNSKAEPHRYGSEIKLGVRGEAYRFFEKIVKTNEKRVPEIVYRLRPNEIRAFLRGLFTAGGYVDNDSAIRLTSGDRKLLRDVQDLLLLFGIISKIHERPYKDTFEYTTKDGEKKIYEAQGYYELVIANYSRKLFAEKIGFEGEKQEKIRLNKTEIDEPHARVESVEIIGEEIVYDLTVPEIHSYVSNGFMSHNCGEEPLYDYESCNLASINLAKFVKYNDEGKPYFDWDEYAQVIMKVARYLDNAIDVNRFPLPEIDHNTKLTRRIGVGMMGLADALFKLGIAYNSKEGYDFMRKVTEYLTFYAYKYSIEAAKKRGTFPLYEKTRYPEGELPIEGYYHREIWNLPWDELVEEIKKYGVRNAMVTTCPPTGSVSMIADTSSGIEPIFALVYKKSVTVGEFYYVDPVFEAELKKRGLYNDEILQKISDNYGSVQGLEEIPEDMQRVFVTAMDIHWLDHLLAQASIQLWLTDSASKTINMPNDATVEDVKAAYLLAHALGCKGVTVYRDGSLSVQVYSVEGEKKKRVPAKPSEYAKKILREIVESESWLKRFINVEAIIDGTNGKGSPTFSLSIPKAQRPAEETAKERNVKDLLGVAYCPVCYEKDGELVELRMESGCATCPKCGWSKCVIS; from the coding sequence ATGCCAGTTGAAAAAGTGATGAAAAGGGATGGTCGAATAGTTCCTTTCGATGAGAGCCGTATAAGGTGGGCTATACAAAGGGCAATGTGGGAAGTTGGGGTAAGGGATGAGAATCTTCTCGATAAGATTGTGAAGGATGTTGTTGATAGGATCAATGAGCTTTATGAGGGGCAGATTCCCCATATAGAGAACATTCAGGATATAGTGGAACTTGAACTGATGAGAAACGGCCTTTTTGAGGTTGCCAAAGCCTACATAATCTACAGAAAGAAGAAAGCAGAGATTAGAGAAGAGAAAAGGAAGATACTGAACAAAGAGAAGCTTGATGAGATAGACAAGCGTTTTTCAATAAACGCTCTGAGGGTTCTGGCAAGCAGGTATCTCATGAAGAACGAGGAAGGAAAAATAATCGAGAGCCCAAAACAGCTCTTTGAGAGGGTTGCCACCTTAGCAGCAATTCCCGAGCTCTTATACGACGAGAGGGTGTTCTCCAAAGAAGGAGGCTACACACAGGATTTGAAGAGGGTCGAGCATTATCTGCAGAACTTTGGGAGCTTTGATAACGTTTACAGCATAGGCCGCTTCAAGCTCAACAAGTACCATTTTGAGAGGATGATAAACCTCTATAAGGAGCTGGCAGAGAAGGGAAAAATGAAGGTAAGCATTGACGAATTTTTGAACATGCTCGAGAGAGGAGATTTTGACAGATACGAAGAGGTCATCGAGGACTTCTTCAATTTGATGGTCAATCAAGTTTTCATGCCCAATACCCCCGCTTTAATAAACTCTGGAAGACCACTGGGAATGCTCTCGGCTTGCTTTGTTGTGCCGATAGAGGATGACATGGAGAGCATAATGAAAGCAGCTCATGATGTGGCTATTATACAGAAAATGGGTGGGGGAACAGGGTTAAACTTCTCAAAACTCCGCCCCGAGGGCGATTTAGTCGGAACGACGACCGGGGCAGCCTCAGGTCCAGTCTCGTTCATGCACCTCATCGATGCCGTTAGCGATGTAATAAAGCAGGGTGGAGTGAGAAGAGGAGCCAACATGGGCATACTTGAGGTCTGGCATCCGGATATTGAGAAGTTCATCCATGCAAAAGAGCAGAACGTTGGAACCAATGTTTTGAGCAACTTCAACATAAGCGTTGGTCTCTGGGGAGATTTCTGGGAAGCCCTCAAAGAAGGGAAGAAGTACCCCTTAGTTAATCCAAGAACGGGGAAAAAGGTAAAGGAGATTGATCCCAAGAGCCTCTTTGAGGAATTAGCTTACATGGCCTGGGCAAAGGCAGATCCGGGTGTGGTGTTCTTTGACATAATAAACAGAAGAAACGTTCTGGAGCCCGCTAAGGGTGAAAAGATAAGGGCCACCAACCCATGTGTTGTTGGAGATACAAGGGTTTTAACACCCGAGGGCTACCTCAAGATTGAGGAGCTCTTTAGGATTGCAAAAGAAAGGAACGAAGAGAAAGTTGTTGCAGTTGAAGGAATAGCTGAGGAAGGAGAAGAGTTCGCTTATCCAATAACGATCCTACTTCCAAATGAAGAAGAGAAAGAGGTCATTTATGAAACTGTACACGGAAAGCAGCCTGCTATAGCAGATCCTGTTGAAGTCAAAGCCTACGTCTGGAAAGTTGGAAGGAAGAGGGTGGCTAGAGTAAAGACAAAAGAGGGTTACGAGATAACCGCTACCCTTGACCATAAGATAATGACAAAGGATGGCTGGAAAGCAGTTGAAGATCTTAAAGAAGGCGATTTAATAGCCTTGCCAAGGTTTGAGGTCGGGGATGACTTTGGAAGCGAGAGCATAGGCGAGGATTTAGCCTTTACTTTAGGATGGCTTATTGGGGATGGATGTATTAACACAAATGATAAGAGGGTTTGGTTCTACTTCAACGCTGAAAAAGAAGAGGAGATAGCGCAGAAAATCTCTGAAATACTCAAGAAGCACTTTAACTCCAAAGCCGAACCCCACAGATATGGAAGTGAAATCAAGCTTGGAGTTCGCGGCGAGGCCTACAGATTCTTTGAGAAAATAGTCAAAACGAACGAAAAAAGAGTTCCAGAAATCGTTTACCGCTTAAGGCCAAATGAGATCAGAGCATTTTTAAGAGGCCTCTTCACAGCTGGCGGCTACGTGGACAATGATAGTGCAATAAGACTAACCTCAGGGGATAGGAAGCTTTTAAGAGACGTCCAAGACTTACTGCTTCTCTTTGGTATAATATCAAAAATCCACGAAAGGCCATACAAGGATACATTTGAATACACAACCAAAGACGGTGAAAAGAAAATCTACGAAGCACAAGGTTATTATGAACTCGTTATAGCAAACTACAGCAGAAAGCTGTTCGCAGAGAAGATCGGCTTCGAAGGGGAAAAACAAGAAAAAATTAGGCTCAATAAAACAGAAATTGACGAACCCCACGCAAGAGTTGAGAGTGTGGAAATCATCGGAGAAGAAATTGTTTACGACTTAACAGTACCGGAGATTCACAGCTATGTCTCCAACGGCTTTATGAGCCACAACTGTGGAGAAGAGCCCCTCTACGACTACGAATCGTGTAATCTGGCCTCTATAAACCTTGCAAAGTTCGTAAAATATAACGACGAAGGAAAGCCGTACTTCGACTGGGACGAATATGCTCAGGTTATAATGAAAGTCGCCAGGTACCTTGATAACGCGATAGATGTAAACAGATTCCCCCTACCGGAGATAGACCACAACACCAAGCTGACAAGAAGAATCGGTGTGGGAATGATGGGTTTAGCGGATGCGCTCTTCAAACTTGGAATAGCTTACAACAGCAAAGAGGGCTACGACTTTATGAGGAAGGTCACCGAGTACCTCACCTTCTACGCATACAAGTACAGCATAGAGGCGGCAAAGAAGAGGGGAACCTTCCCGCTTTATGAAAAGACCAGATATCCAGAGGGGGAGCTGCCGATAGAGGGCTACTACCACAGGGAGATATGGAACCTCCCATGGGATGAGCTCGTTGAAGAAATCAAGAAATACGGTGTAAGGAATGCAATGGTAACCACATGCCCGCCAACGGGGAGCGTTTCAATGATAGCGGATACCTCAAGCGGAATTGAGCCAATATTTGCCCTTGTTTACAAGAAGAGCGTCACGGTTGGGGAGTTCTATTACGTTGACCCCGTGTTTGAGGCTGAGCTTAAGAAGAGAGGACTTTACAACGATGAAATCCTTCAAAAGATAAGTGACAACTACGGTAGCGTGCAGGGTTTGGAGGAGATACCAGAGGACATGCAGAGAGTTTTCGTGACCGCAATGGACATCCACTGGCTTGATCACCTCTTAGCCCAAGCAAGCATCCAGCTCTGGCTCACAGACAGTGCAAGCAAGACAATAAACATGCCAAACGATGCAACTGTTGAAGACGTCAAGGCCGCTTATCTCTTGGCCCATGCCCTCGGATGTAAGGGAGTTACAGTTTACAGGGATGGAAGCTTGAGCGTTCAGGTTTACAGTGTTGAGGGTGAGAAGAAGAAGCGTGTGCCCGCAAAGCCGAGCGAATATGCAAAGAAAATACTTAGGGAGATCGTTGAGAGCGAATCGTGGCTCAAGAGATTCATCAATGTTGAGGCGATAATAGACGGCACCAACGGAAAAGGCTCGCCAACGTTTTCTTTAAGTATCCCGAAAGCACAAAGACCGGCGGAGGAAACAGCCAAGGAGAGAAACGTAAAAGACCTTCTTGGGGTGGCATACTGTCCAGTCTGCTATGAAAAAGATGGAGAGCTCGTGGAGCTCAGGATGGAGAGCGGATGTGCCACATGTCCAAAATGCGGCTGGAGCAAGTGCGTGATTTCCTAG
- a CDS encoding RAMP superfamily CRISPR-associated protein: MRITLRMKALEPISVGYESIGIETLLYSLPIVKEDGIAIEVPIIPGNSLRGVLRDEMAMQFLEDVKAKLTEKCSEKGDKQLKVHIGTLLSMFSGGILSGEDTEDRTLDITDVMNNYVYPLLPLSIMGVALKKVIIPGKLKVGIGYPLTEETKDLLADLGVNPEKKVPPLSEILSSVLITRKDDTAKVMQLKELIAEIEGKPEDVKADDSAIQQRLYRQVVVPGTIFYSYIEDVIPMTDAEWGLVLKTLKRLNRVGGRVAGGLGKIKVDVEGVSDENSYIKSYEKFIYNNIENISKALKTDPNSFFKKDSKSKKSAKG; encoded by the coding sequence ATGCGGATAACACTCAGAATGAAAGCTCTTGAACCCATAAGTGTGGGCTATGAGTCCATCGGAATTGAGACGTTGCTATACTCGCTCCCAATTGTCAAGGAGGACGGAATCGCCATTGAAGTTCCAATAATCCCCGGAAACAGTCTTAGAGGTGTTCTAAGAGACGAAATGGCAATGCAGTTTCTTGAAGATGTAAAAGCAAAATTAACAGAGAAGTGTTCGGAAAAAGGTGATAAACAACTAAAAGTCCACATTGGGACGCTCCTCTCAATGTTCAGCGGAGGCATTCTGAGCGGAGAAGACACAGAGGATAGAACCTTGGACATAACAGACGTCATGAATAATTACGTTTATCCCCTTCTGCCGCTTTCGATCATGGGAGTTGCACTCAAGAAAGTCATCATCCCAGGAAAGCTCAAAGTAGGGATTGGCTATCCTCTTACAGAAGAGACTAAGGATTTACTGGCAGATCTCGGTGTTAATCCCGAAAAGAAAGTCCCTCCACTCTCAGAGATCCTGTCTTCTGTGTTGATCACCCGCAAAGACGATACTGCCAAGGTAATGCAGCTCAAGGAATTAATTGCAGAAATTGAAGGAAAACCAGAGGATGTAAAAGCAGACGACAGTGCTATTCAGCAGAGACTGTATCGTCAGGTCGTAGTACCGGGCACAATCTTTTACAGCTACATTGAAGATGTTATACCCATGACCGACGCTGAATGGGGACTTGTCCTAAAAACTCTCAAACGCCTGAACCGTGTAGGAGGCCGTGTGGCAGGCGGACTTGGAAAAATCAAAGTAGATGTGGAAGGAGTGTCAGATGAAAATAGTTACATTAAGAGTTATGAAAAGTTTATCTACAATAACATAGAAAACATATCAAAGGCTCTAAAAACGGACCCAAACAGCTTCTTCAAGAAGGATAGCAAATCAAAAAAGAGTGCTAAGGGATGA
- the cas8a2 gene encoding type I-A CRISPR-associated protein Cas8a2/Csx9, producing MLLEALARYPYEGLTRELLSLGMSWVVMNSGLEPDAEELADSLEGALRSLRNKVKAHTSKMGRNDRDSFDKVLKVWFNRSAPETYGELFELVLTETIKLLRDGDIDPSESLSSIKTDKNGTYLGVTYNGEQAILPAIIKQPEYYERQSGFLSPTTGQKAQIRMDPLWFSFTVLGFFTGFAGFIGGKYYLMTKPGIEGLWPYEVEDVIVKGLLPLTEAGISGRVSLSTEELYEIKLAMKLAEENRILPEEVYPVTLHLISLEGQVYTELKTLQLDLSGLSGYLNAYVKRINALATSGVQMTVKLKEGEAQVEKYPLWALVDIAERELSKGVSGDGEMLAYIFVKDLYRAINSGDRKLIEDSVFRLFRQGRALLEGSGRASGQLRIVLKAFMWREHLGVLL from the coding sequence TTGCTCCTTGAAGCGCTGGCCAGGTACCCCTACGAGGGCCTCACGAGGGAACTACTCTCGCTTGGAATGTCTTGGGTGGTCATGAACTCGGGGCTTGAACCCGATGCCGAGGAGCTGGCCGATTCCCTTGAAGGTGCCCTCCGCTCCCTCAGGAATAAGGTAAAGGCGCACACCTCCAAGATGGGCAGGAACGACAGGGATTCCTTCGATAAAGTCCTGAAGGTATGGTTCAACAGGAGCGCTCCAGAAACTTACGGTGAACTCTTTGAACTTGTGCTCACTGAGACCATAAAACTCCTCAGAGATGGAGATATAGATCCCAGCGAGTCTTTATCCTCAATAAAAACGGACAAAAACGGGACTTATCTTGGAGTGACGTATAACGGGGAACAGGCCATTTTACCAGCAATAATCAAGCAACCCGAATATTACGAACGCCAAAGTGGCTTCCTAAGTCCGACAACCGGCCAGAAAGCTCAGATACGTATGGATCCCCTATGGTTCTCTTTCACGGTTCTCGGATTCTTCACGGGGTTTGCCGGGTTCATAGGTGGAAAATACTACCTCATGACAAAGCCCGGAATAGAAGGCCTCTGGCCCTATGAAGTCGAGGACGTCATCGTAAAAGGTCTGCTCCCCCTAACCGAGGCGGGGATCTCGGGCAGGGTCTCGCTGAGCACGGAGGAACTCTACGAGATAAAACTTGCTATGAAGCTCGCCGAGGAGAACAGAATCCTGCCCGAGGAAGTTTATCCCGTCACTCTGCACCTTATCAGCCTTGAAGGACAGGTGTACACCGAACTCAAGACCCTCCAGCTTGACCTTTCGGGGCTTAGCGGGTACTTGAACGCCTACGTGAAACGCATAAATGCTCTGGCTACCAGTGGAGTACAGATGACCGTGAAGTTGAAGGAAGGAGAAGCGCAGGTTGAGAAATATCCCCTCTGGGCGCTTGTGGACATCGCCGAGAGGGAACTTAGCAAGGGCGTGAGCGGCGATGGGGAGATGCTGGCTTACATCTTCGTCAAGGACCTCTACAGAGCCATTAACAGCGGAGATAGGAAGCTCATCGAGGATTCCGTCTTTAGACTCTTCCGCCAGGGGAGGGCGTTGCTTGAGGGAAGCGGGCGCGCGAGTGGTCAGCTGAGGATAGTGCTGAAGGCCTTCATGTGGCGGGAACACCTAGGGGTGCTCCTATGA
- the cas7a gene encoding type I-A CRISPR-associated protein Cas7/Csa2 has protein sequence MFLSVGVRFEANVEALNMVETAGNYGKHRRVPYLVEEDGRLKTVYVPAISGESLAHAYQEHLVREALSIGLPVCDDCQRGEFYKSMNKVHLEKKVSPIPEDPRAIEEAIVKACVVEDVGGFLYAEKPPVRRTSAFQVSYALPVKSVALFATSEPQLHARHAQMDASSKKGNASEQMIYYVETGTALYGFTFNLDLDAVGVSAITSKPIIDENEIKKRREASLKALFRMLSSSQFGAKLSRFFPVGGIRELVVVVTEHPFVVTSPIYDDYIEKTKKRLEVLNGLGEETFLAVADGEKVPEEALKEVIDYLHGKGAF, from the coding sequence ATGTTTTTAAGCGTTGGAGTTAGGTTTGAGGCCAACGTTGAGGCTCTGAACATGGTCGAAACAGCTGGAAACTACGGCAAGCACAGGCGCGTTCCGTACCTTGTTGAGGAGGACGGTAGGTTGAAGACTGTATACGTGCCAGCTATAAGCGGTGAGAGCCTAGCCCATGCATACCAGGAGCATCTTGTGAGGGAGGCTCTCTCCATAGGCTTGCCAGTATGTGATGACTGCCAGAGGGGGGAGTTCTACAAGTCTATGAACAAAGTCCACCTTGAGAAGAAAGTCTCCCCCATTCCAGAAGATCCCAGGGCTATCGAAGAGGCCATCGTTAAAGCCTGCGTAGTTGAAGATGTTGGTGGGTTCCTTTATGCTGAAAAGCCCCCTGTAAGGAGAACTTCGGCTTTTCAAGTCAGTTACGCCCTCCCAGTCAAGTCGGTCGCTCTCTTCGCCACTTCCGAGCCACAGCTTCACGCCAGGCACGCTCAGATGGACGCATCGAGCAAGAAGGGTAATGCCTCTGAGCAGATGATATACTACGTCGAGACCGGCACTGCCCTTTACGGCTTCACATTCAACCTGGACCTCGATGCAGTCGGCGTTAGCGCAATAACCTCAAAGCCAATAATTGATGAGAACGAAATAAAGAAGAGACGCGAAGCATCGCTAAAGGCTCTTTTCAGGATGCTGTCATCCAGTCAGTTCGGAGCCAAGCTCTCCCGCTTCTTCCCCGTTGGGGGAATAAGGGAGCTTGTCGTGGTAGTAACGGAACATCCCTTCGTCGTTACCTCACCTATCTACGACGACTACATCGAGAAAACCAAGAAACGGCTGGAAGTCCTCAATGGCCTCGGGGAAGAGACCTTCCTTGCCGTGGCCGACGGTGAAAAAGTCCCAGAAGAGGCCCTGAAGGAGGTGATTGACTACCTCCACGGAAAGGGAGCCTTTTGA
- the cas5a gene encoding type I-A CRISPR-associated protein Cas5a has protein sequence MIPLTLFLKVQLRPTGIIALRALPQSKMRIALRHIPPTTLIGAIAYPLLHIGGDRGETIYEKKNFKSKAEFVMSLFKWATIKIEGKSKLYGSLLKINTIYRGNVQSAVTSFPFAVLYGEFDNSLTAVYLIDEEALSNSIYGPKDLERAAWGITRIGSRESIVSVEEVKMGKAVFREADEVRTAYAFPFKGVNVQGEGTLQTVIDWRSGIGDYSNAKRMVMFYPEGKVDVRGKLSTVEIDGEVVVLAP, from the coding sequence GTGATCCCCTTGACTTTATTTTTAAAGGTTCAGCTGAGGCCTACCGGAATAATAGCCCTTCGCGCCCTTCCCCAGAGCAAGATGCGTATTGCTCTGCGCCACATCCCGCCAACCACACTAATAGGTGCAATAGCGTATCCCCTCCTCCACATCGGCGGTGACAGAGGGGAGACCATCTACGAGAAGAAAAACTTCAAGAGCAAAGCGGAATTCGTAATGAGCCTCTTTAAATGGGCCACCATTAAGATAGAAGGCAAATCAAAGCTCTACGGTTCCCTACTGAAAATCAATACAATTTACCGCGGTAACGTTCAGAGTGCAGTAACCTCATTTCCCTTTGCGGTCCTATATGGTGAATTCGATAACTCCCTAACAGCCGTGTATCTTATCGACGAGGAGGCCTTATCGAATAGCATATACGGCCCAAAAGACCTCGAAAGAGCCGCGTGGGGGATAACAAGGATAGGATCGAGGGAATCAATAGTCAGTGTTGAAGAGGTAAAAATGGGAAAGGCGGTATTTCGGGAGGCTGACGAAGTCAGAACAGCGTATGCCTTCCCCTTTAAAGGGGTCAATGTGCAGGGAGAGGGGACTCTCCAAACAGTTATTGACTGGCGCTCTGGAATCGGTGACTACTCCAACGCCAAACGCATGGTAATGTTTTACCCGGAAGGGAAAGTTGATGTCAGAGGAAAACTCTCAACTGTGGAGATCGACGGGGAGGTGGTAGTTCTTGCTCCTTGA
- a CDS encoding ferritin family protein has product MKLEELLQKIVHQENELYNLYKLGETFATYGYPSLIEHFQWLASEELRHRDTIEKFLREGTLENTAIIDYIDSLSLEPYFQDERAEPQTLTDLVLEALIREKHSYELYKKLSQILSGSLSEIFGIMAQEELKHAYRLKIIYEGLEE; this is encoded by the coding sequence ATGAAACTTGAAGAACTCCTGCAGAAGATAGTTCACCAAGAGAACGAGCTTTACAACCTCTACAAGCTTGGAGAGACTTTTGCTACCTATGGATATCCCTCCTTAATCGAACATTTCCAGTGGCTCGCAAGTGAGGAGCTAAGGCACAGGGATACAATCGAAAAATTCCTTCGCGAGGGAACACTTGAAAACACCGCAATTATAGATTACATTGATTCTCTAAGCCTGGAGCCCTACTTCCAAGATGAGAGGGCTGAACCGCAAACCTTAACGGATCTTGTTTTAGAGGCGCTCATAAGGGAAAAACACAGTTATGAGCTCTATAAAAAGCTAAGCCAAATACTCAGCGGTTCTCTAAGCGAGATATTCGGGATAATGGCTCAGGAAGAGCTCAAACATGCCTACAGGCTGAAGATTATCTATGAGGGTTTGGAGGAATAG
- the csa5 gene encoding type I-A CRISPR-associated protein Csa5 gives MVETEYEGIVKMLRFFVQTKNFSYVDRIGNALNPEPVEVALLEAIRAFRSIRESAAVGENGRRFVEKDGSKIPVPGIPTEMEVKEFLEAVHRDMSVAKLVATLALSYPSKREEGGDE, from the coding sequence ATGGTGGAGACGGAGTATGAAGGCATCGTGAAAATGCTGAGGTTCTTTGTTCAGACAAAGAACTTCAGCTACGTAGACAGAATTGGAAACGCCCTGAATCCGGAGCCCGTTGAAGTGGCACTTCTTGAGGCCATTAGGGCCTTTAGGTCGATAAGGGAGAGCGCTGCAGTTGGGGAAAACGGAAGGAGGTTCGTAGAGAAAGACGGCAGCAAAATTCCGGTCCCGGGGATCCCCACGGAAATGGAAGTCAAGGAGTTTCTTGAAGCGGTTCACAGGGATATGAGTGTTGCCAAACTCGTGGCCACTCTTGCTCTCTCGTATCCTTCAAAAAGGGAAGAGGGAGGTGATGAGTGA